One genomic segment of Brassica napus cultivar Da-Ae chromosome A3, Da-Ae, whole genome shotgun sequence includes these proteins:
- the LOC106440481 gene encoding AT-hook motif nuclear-localized protein 2: MESTGEVVRTSDVSDGGVMVVRSNAPSDFHMAPRSETSNPPPASVAPPQNSFAPTAPPPTTEGFSSGPMKKKRGRPRKYGHDGAPVALSPNPISSAAPTTSHVIDFSASEKRGKVKPAATPSSFIRTKYQVENLGEWAPSSAGANFTPHIITVNAGEDVTKKIISFSQQGSLAICVLCANGVVSSVTLRQPDSSGGTLTYEGRFEILSLSGSFMPSDSDGTRSRTGGMTVSLASPDGRVVGGGVAGLLVAATPIQVVVGSFLAGTNQQDQNPRKQNHNFVSSPMPTTSNAADHGTIRPTSSSHQIGTWTPTLASDPRHKPSHDINITLT; encoded by the exons ATGGAGTCTACCGGAGAAGTTGTTAGGACATCCGACGTGAGCGACGGTGGCGTTATGGTAGTGAGATCCAACGCGCCGTCGGACTTCCACATGGCTCCGAGGTCAGAAACTTCAAATCCACCTCCAGCCTCCGTCGCTCCTCCTCAAAATTCCTTTGCTCCGACTGCGCCGCCGCCAACAACTGAAGGTTTCTCCAGCGGACCCATGAAGAAGAAGCGTGGACGTCCTAGGAAGTACGGACACGACGGAGCACCGGTGGCCCTATCACCGAATCCGATATCTTCAGCCGCACCAACGACCTCTCACGTCATCGATTTCTCTGCATCTGAGAAACGCGGCAAAGTGAAACCAGCAGCAACTCCGAGCTCCTTCATCAGGACAAAGTACCAAGTCGAGAATTTAG GCGAATGGGCTCCTTCCTCGGCCGGGGCTAATTTCACGCCGCATATAATTACGGTGAACGCAGGCGAG GACGTAACGAAGAAGATAATATCGTTTTCTCAACAAGGGTCTCTCGCTATTTGCGTTCTCTGCGCAAACGGTGTCGTTTCAAGCGTCACTCTTCGTCAGCCCGATTCATCTGGTGGTACATTGACATACGAG GGTCGGTTTGAGATATTATCACTGTCGGGATCATTCATGCCAAGTGACTCGGACGGGACACGGAGCAGAACCGGTGGAATGACTGTGTCGTTAGCTAGTCCTGATGGACGTGTAGTAGGCGGTGGAGTCGCTGGTTTGTTGGTCGCAGCCACTCCTATTCAGGTGGTCGTAGGAAGCTTCTTAGCTGGAACGAACCAGCAAGATCAGAATCCGAGGAAGCAGAACCACAACTTCGTGTCGTCTCCAATGCCAACCACTTCGAATGCAGCTGATCATGGAACCATCCGTCCTACGTCGTCTTCTCACCAGATCGGTACATGGACACCAACTTTAGCTTCTGATCCAAGACACAAGCCCTCTCATGACATTAACATCACTTTAACTTGA
- the LOC111208247 gene encoding uncharacterized protein LOC111208247 isoform X2, translating into MQGGGRDPFNSGGPFGGPFGSPFGSPFGGPNNGSPNLMSNFFGGRDPFDDPFFTQPFGAGMFQSSFFGPTMDPFAGMRPPPSGFIENHHQPPPQQRRSHGPIIEEIDSDDEGEGDGDKEKKVRLGKHGRSSNETETEDARAEERRNRQMQNMNVNAMVNNGQWQPQTSSYSFQSSTVTYGGHDGNYYTSSKTRRTGSDGLTLEESKEANTATREAAHRISRGLHNKGHTVARKLNSDGRVDTTQTLHNLNEDELADFEQSWSGNARMHLPGSSGSFGSGLVNREQPMSLPSTDPSSSSRARAESSGRPKAAMNFRGHGRN; encoded by the exons ATGCAAGGAGGTGGTAGAGATCCTTTCAACTCTGGTGGTCCTTTTGGTGGCCCTTTTGGTAGCCCTTTTGGCAGCCCTTTTGGTGGCCCTAACAACGGTTCACCGAATCTCATGTCTAACTTCTTCGGAGGAAGAGATCCGTTCGATGACCCTTTCTTCACCCAGCCTTTTGGTGCTGGCATGTTTCAGTCCAGCTTCTTTGGTCCCACCATGGATCCTTTCGCTGGAATGCGTCCTCCTCCTTCAGGTTTTATCGAGAATCATCACCAGCCACCACCACAGCAGAGAAGGTCTCATGGACCGATTATTGAAGAGATTGATTCAGACGATGAGGGTGAAGGGGATGGAGATAAAGAGAAGAAAGTAAGGCTAGGGAAACATGGCAGGTCAAGCAATGAGACTGAAACTGAAGACGCTAGAGCTGAAG AGAGAAGGAACAGACAAATGCAAAACATGAATGTCAATGCTATGGTGAACAATGGGCAATGGCAGCCACAAACTAGTAGTTACAGTTTCCAGAGCTCCACTGTTACATACGGTGGTCATGACGGAAACTACTATACTTCATCCAAGACCAGAAGGACAGGAAGTGATGGG TTAACTCTTGAAGAAAGCAAAGAAGCTAATACTGCAACACGCGAAGCGGCGCACAGGATTTCAAGAGGCTTACATAACAAG GGCCACACAGTTGCGCGTAAACTTAACTCAGATGGTCGTGTTGATACAACGCAGACCTTGCACAATTTAAATGAAG ATGAGTTGGCTGATTTTGAACAGTCTTGGAGTGGAAATGCTAGAATGCACTTACCCGGTTCGTCTGGTTCCTTTGGCA GTGGTCTTGTAAACAGAGAGCAACCAATGTCGCTTCCTTCAACTGATCCAAGCTCTTCTTCACGTGCAAGAGCAGAGTCATCCGGAAGACCAAAGGCTGCAATGAATTTTAGAGGACATGGCAGAAACTAA
- the LOC125575715 gene encoding methylsterol monooxygenase 1-2-like, which translates to MALGRNLTRLETVLFEYSASKSDYYRYCHNILFLFLIFSLSCPSIFRVRFRLVRSCLLCRYDFPWTLTKYIPFYGGAEYHDYHHYVGGQSQSNFASVFTYCDYIYGTDKGYIIQKKLLQQIKEDSKKSNKQSGGEKLD; encoded by the exons ATGGCGTTAGGCAGAAACCTCACGAGACTCGAGACAGTTTTGTTCGAATACTCCGCCTCAAAGTCAGATTACTACCGCTACTGCCACAAcattctcttcctcttcctcatctTCTCCCTCTCGTGTCCATCGATCTTTCGCGTCCGTTTCAGGCTGGTTCGATCG TGTTTACTTTGTAGATATGATTTTCCATGGACTCTGACAAAGTACATTCCATTCTACGGTGGAGCTGAGTATCATGATTACCATCATTACGTTGGAGGACAAAGCCAGAGTAACTTTGCTTCAGTTTTCACTTACTGCGATTACATCTATGGAACTGACAAA GGTTACATAATACAAAAGAAGCTTCTTCAGCAG ATTAAGGAGGATTCCAAGAAGAGCAACAAGCAGAGTGGAGGAGAGAAATTGGATTAG
- the LOC106440483 gene encoding probable protein S-acyltransferase 13, producing the protein MAWNVFKFCTALRALGSIMILFVIGIIGFTYYALVLVNYGPSLLLGGLDSFIALLVLALFHFLLVMVLWSYFSVVVTDPGGVPPGWRPELDIEKGDGNEAAIAEASPLSVGDSSSHIVRHCRKCNQYKPPRSHHCSVCGRCILKMDHHCVWVVNCVGARNYKSFLLFLFYTFLETTVVAVSLFPAFLVFFTDGDDEITVSLGSLAATFIAFILNIAFALSVLGFLIMHIMLVARNTTTIEAYEKYTTPNSPYDLGRKANFEQVFGRDKMYWLVPLYTEEDMKRLPTLGGLDFRSRLEESEPLQSL; encoded by the exons ATGGCGTGGAACGTGTTCAAGTTCTGCACAGCACTTCGCGCCTTGGGTTCGATCATGATCCTATTCGTAATCGGGATCATCGGATTCACATACTACGCCCTTGTACTCGTGAATTACGGACCGTCTCTGCTACTCGGCGGTCTCGATTCGTTTATAGCTCTTCTCGTTTTAGCTCTGTTTCACTTCCTG CTTGTAATGGTACTGTGGAGTTATTTCTCTGTCGTTGTGACGGACCCTGGTGGTGTTCCACCTGGTTGGAGGCCGGAGTTAGACATAGAGAAAGGCGATGGAAACGAAGCAGCGATTGCAGAAGCAAGCCCACTTTCTGTTGGAGATTCCTCCTCTCATATTGTAAGGCATTGCAGAAAGTGCAATCAATATAAACCGCCTCGTTCTCACCACTGCTCAGTCT GTGGAAGATGCATACTAAAGATGGACCATCACTGTGTTTGGGTTGTGAACTGTGTTGGAGCAAGGAATTACAAGTCTTTTCTCCTCTTCTTG TTTTACACATTTCTTGAGACAACGGTGGTTGCAGTATCACTGTTTCCAGCTTTCCTCGTATTCTTTACCgatggagatgatgagattACCGTATCACTAGGAAGCCTAGCAGCCACCTTTATTGCATTCA TATTGAACATAGCATTTGCGCTAAGTGTCCTAGGCTTCCTAATCATGCACATAATGCTAGTCGCTCGCAACACCACAACTATTGAG GCATATGAGAAGTATACAACTCCTAACTCTCCTTATGACCTTGGTCGTAAGGCAAACTTCGAACAG GTTTTTGGAAGGGATAAAATGTATTGGTTGGTGCCATTGTACACGGAAGAAGATATGAAGAGGTTGCCGACACTTGGAGGGTTAGACTTTAGGAGCAGGTTGGAGGAGTCGGAGCCGCTTCAGTCTCTATGA
- the LOC111208247 gene encoding uncharacterized protein LOC111208247 isoform X1, producing MQGGGRDPFNSGGPFGGPFGSPFGSPFGGPNNGSPNLMSNFFGGRDPFDDPFFTQPFGAGMFQSSFFGPTMDPFAGMRPPPSGFIENHHQPPPQQRRSHGPIIEEIDSDDEGEGDGDKEKKVRLGKHGRSSNETETEDARAEGEDTILSFFFFWRLFCFFVTDCVFMFISAERRNRQMQNMNVNAMVNNGQWQPQTSSYSFQSSTVTYGGHDGNYYTSSKTRRTGSDGLTLEESKEANTATREAAHRISRGLHNKGHTVARKLNSDGRVDTTQTLHNLNEDELADFEQSWSGNARMHLPGSSGSFGSGLVNREQPMSLPSTDPSSSSRARAESSGRPKAAMNFRGHGRN from the exons ATGCAAGGAGGTGGTAGAGATCCTTTCAACTCTGGTGGTCCTTTTGGTGGCCCTTTTGGTAGCCCTTTTGGCAGCCCTTTTGGTGGCCCTAACAACGGTTCACCGAATCTCATGTCTAACTTCTTCGGAGGAAGAGATCCGTTCGATGACCCTTTCTTCACCCAGCCTTTTGGTGCTGGCATGTTTCAGTCCAGCTTCTTTGGTCCCACCATGGATCCTTTCGCTGGAATGCGTCCTCCTCCTTCAGGTTTTATCGAGAATCATCACCAGCCACCACCACAGCAGAGAAGGTCTCATGGACCGATTATTGAAGAGATTGATTCAGACGATGAGGGTGAAGGGGATGGAGATAAAGAGAAGAAAGTAAGGCTAGGGAAACATGGCAGGTCAAGCAATGAGACTGAAACTGAAGACGCTAGAGCTGAAGGTGAAGATACcattttatcttttttcttcttctggagattgttttgtttctttgtaacTGACTGTGTGTTTATGTTTATATCTGCAGAGAGAAGGAACAGACAAATGCAAAACATGAATGTCAATGCTATGGTGAACAATGGGCAATGGCAGCCACAAACTAGTAGTTACAGTTTCCAGAGCTCCACTGTTACATACGGTGGTCATGACGGAAACTACTATACTTCATCCAAGACCAGAAGGACAGGAAGTGATGGG TTAACTCTTGAAGAAAGCAAAGAAGCTAATACTGCAACACGCGAAGCGGCGCACAGGATTTCAAGAGGCTTACATAACAAG GGCCACACAGTTGCGCGTAAACTTAACTCAGATGGTCGTGTTGATACAACGCAGACCTTGCACAATTTAAATGAAG ATGAGTTGGCTGATTTTGAACAGTCTTGGAGTGGAAATGCTAGAATGCACTTACCCGGTTCGTCTGGTTCCTTTGGCA GTGGTCTTGTAAACAGAGAGCAACCAATGTCGCTTCCTTCAACTGATCCAAGCTCTTCTTCACGTGCAAGAGCAGAGTCATCCGGAAGACCAAAGGCTGCAATGAATTTTAGAGGACATGGCAGAAACTAA
- the LOC106440480 gene encoding ACT domain-containing protein ACR7 isoform X1 yields MELSDCSNEYEKLVVRMNMPRVVIDNGVCPTSTVVKIDSARSPGILLESVQLLTDMNLWIRKAYISSDGKWNMDVFHVSDLNGNKLTDENLIRYIEKSIETSHYCNSEGYTGLTALELTGTDRVGLLSEVFAVLADLHCDVVEAKAWTHNGRIASMIYVRDGNSGTPIDGDSDRVQRIEGQLHNLLKADDGYQNDTRTCVTYGGNTHMERRLHQRMFMDRDYEKKFDFETSPVVSVQNLEKRGYSVVNLQCKDRLKLLFDVVCTLTDMAYIVFHAAIRTVGETAFLEFYVRHSDGNPVNSEPERQRLIQCLQAAIERRTVKGVRLELCTTDRPGLLAEVTRVLRENGLNIARAKISTKEGIARNVFYVTDANGNLIDPEIIKSIREKIGIDDISVKESFPLSCREAVEKEEQKQEQQHHQARIGGGAVLLSLGSLVMRNLYQLGLVKSYF; encoded by the exons ATGGAGTTATCCGATTGCTCTAATGAATATGAGAAGCTCGTTGTACGGATGAACATGCCcag GGTCGTGATTGACAATGGAGTTTGCCCTACTTCAACTGTCGTCAAG ATTGATAGCGCAAGAAGTCCAGGGATATTGCTTGAATCTGTACAGCTTCTCACCGATATGAATCTCTGGATTAGGAAAGCTTACATTTCCTCTGACGGAAAATGGAACATGGATG TTTTTCATGTCAGCGATCTTAATGGAAACAAATTAACTGATGAGAACCTAATCCGTTACATTGAAAAG TCGATCGAGACGTCTCATTACTGTAACAGCGAAGGGTACACCGGTTTAACCGCTCTAGAGTTAACCGGAACAGACAGAGTTGGTTTACTCTCAGAGGTTTTCGCTGTTCTAGCCGATCTTCATTGTGATGTTGTTGAGGCTAAGGCATGGACGCATAACGGTAGGATTGCCTCGATGATCTACGTTAGAGACGGTAACTCCGGGACTCCCATCGACGGAGATTCCGACCGTGTCCAACGGATAGAAGGGCAGTTACATAATTTACTAAAAGCAGACGATGGTTACCAAAATGATACGAGGACATGCGTTACGTATGGTGGCAATACTCATATGGAGAGGAGGTTGCATCAGAGGATGTTCATGGACCGTGACTACGAGAAGAAGTTTGATTTCGAGACATCTCCGGTCGTTTCCGTACAAAATCTTGAGAAACGTGGTTACTCGGTCGTGAACTTGCAGTGCAAGGATCGGTTGAAGCTTTTGTTTGACGTTGTTTGCACGTTAACGGACATGGCTTACATTGTGTTCCACGCCGCGATTCGAACGGTTGGAGAAACGgcatttttggaattttatgtGAGGCATAGTGATGGAAACCCGGTTAATTCAGAACCGGAGAGACAACGTTTGATCCAATGTCTCCAAGCTGCGATTGAAAGAAGAACTGTTAAG GGTGTGAGATTGGAGCTATGCACTACAGATAGACCTGGATTGTTGGCAGAAGTAACACGAGTATTGAGGGAGAACGGATTAAACATTGCTAGAGCCAAGATATCGACTAAAGAAGGTATAGCAAGGAATGTGTTCTATGTGACAGATGCAAATGGTAACCTTATAGATCCGGAGATAATCAAATCGATTAGAGAGAAGATTGGAATCGATGATATAAGTGTTAAAGAATCATTCCCGCTTAGTTGCCGAGAAGCAGTTGAGAAGGAAGAACAAAAACAAGAGCAGCAACATCACCAAGCACGCATTGGAGGAGGGGCAGTATTATTATCACTTGGGAGTCTAGTTATGAGAAATCTATACCAATTGGGTTTGGTCAAATCATATTTTTAG
- the LOC106440480 gene encoding ACT domain-containing protein ACR7 isoform X2, with translation MNLWIRKAYISSDGKWNMDVFHVSDLNGNKLTDENLIRYIEKSIETSHYCNSEGYTGLTALELTGTDRVGLLSEVFAVLADLHCDVVEAKAWTHNGRIASMIYVRDGNSGTPIDGDSDRVQRIEGQLHNLLKADDGYQNDTRTCVTYGGNTHMERRLHQRMFMDRDYEKKFDFETSPVVSVQNLEKRGYSVVNLQCKDRLKLLFDVVCTLTDMAYIVFHAAIRTVGETAFLEFYVRHSDGNPVNSEPERQRLIQCLQAAIERRTVKGVRLELCTTDRPGLLAEVTRVLRENGLNIARAKISTKEGIARNVFYVTDANGNLIDPEIIKSIREKIGIDDISVKESFPLSCREAVEKEEQKQEQQHHQARIGGGAVLLSLGSLVMRNLYQLGLVKSYF, from the exons ATGAATCTCTGGATTAGGAAAGCTTACATTTCCTCTGACGGAAAATGGAACATGGATG TTTTTCATGTCAGCGATCTTAATGGAAACAAATTAACTGATGAGAACCTAATCCGTTACATTGAAAAG TCGATCGAGACGTCTCATTACTGTAACAGCGAAGGGTACACCGGTTTAACCGCTCTAGAGTTAACCGGAACAGACAGAGTTGGTTTACTCTCAGAGGTTTTCGCTGTTCTAGCCGATCTTCATTGTGATGTTGTTGAGGCTAAGGCATGGACGCATAACGGTAGGATTGCCTCGATGATCTACGTTAGAGACGGTAACTCCGGGACTCCCATCGACGGAGATTCCGACCGTGTCCAACGGATAGAAGGGCAGTTACATAATTTACTAAAAGCAGACGATGGTTACCAAAATGATACGAGGACATGCGTTACGTATGGTGGCAATACTCATATGGAGAGGAGGTTGCATCAGAGGATGTTCATGGACCGTGACTACGAGAAGAAGTTTGATTTCGAGACATCTCCGGTCGTTTCCGTACAAAATCTTGAGAAACGTGGTTACTCGGTCGTGAACTTGCAGTGCAAGGATCGGTTGAAGCTTTTGTTTGACGTTGTTTGCACGTTAACGGACATGGCTTACATTGTGTTCCACGCCGCGATTCGAACGGTTGGAGAAACGgcatttttggaattttatgtGAGGCATAGTGATGGAAACCCGGTTAATTCAGAACCGGAGAGACAACGTTTGATCCAATGTCTCCAAGCTGCGATTGAAAGAAGAACTGTTAAG GGTGTGAGATTGGAGCTATGCACTACAGATAGACCTGGATTGTTGGCAGAAGTAACACGAGTATTGAGGGAGAACGGATTAAACATTGCTAGAGCCAAGATATCGACTAAAGAAGGTATAGCAAGGAATGTGTTCTATGTGACAGATGCAAATGGTAACCTTATAGATCCGGAGATAATCAAATCGATTAGAGAGAAGATTGGAATCGATGATATAAGTGTTAAAGAATCATTCCCGCTTAGTTGCCGAGAAGCAGTTGAGAAGGAAGAACAAAAACAAGAGCAGCAACATCACCAAGCACGCATTGGAGGAGGGGCAGTATTATTATCACTTGGGAGTCTAGTTATGAGAAATCTATACCAATTGGGTTTGGTCAAATCATATTTTTAG